The genomic DNA CGCAAGCGATTGGTAAAACGTGCTCTGGTAATTTTTGTCGCTTATCTCACAACAGCTTTGATTGCCTTACTCATAGTGAGGACATTTCAAATCACCACTGTTGCCAACATGCTCCCGGCTCATCTGGTCGCGAACTCCTGGAGGAGTGTGACAGTTGACTTGATCTCGCTCGATGGGCGAGTTTCACATTTGTGTATTTTGCTTCTGTACTGTTGGCTCCTACTGGGTGTCGCTTCATTTCCCTGCATAGTTTGGAACCATCCCCGGCTGCTGATTGCATGCTCTTTCATTCTCTGGATCACAGTGCAGTTGCTTCCTCGACTCTCGCTTCCTGAACCGATCCAAACAACAACTTACTACAACCCGTTCGCCTGGCAATTTCTGTTTCTTTCAGCGACCACTTACGCTCTACTCCCTGTGAAACATAGAAAGCAATTTCTCGACCATCGCGGAGTCTTTCCAATTCTGTTGATCGTGCACGGATCGCTTTACCTGTTGATCGGATTTGACGTAAATCTTCCCCGAACCCTCCTCGACAAACCAACACTCGGCCTGCTCCGATACATTCACGTTGTGACTGCTGCACTCTTGGTCAGAGCGGTTCTCCCGGAGCAATTCAGTCCGACTTGGCGAAAAGTTTTACGGCCTCTGACGCTCTGCAGTGAGCAATCACTCTGGGTCTATTGTGGAGGCTCACTCGTAGCGATCTCGATGGCAAATTGGATGTCCACGTCAGTCGGCACTTGGGACCCAATTTTCATGAACCTCATCGCCTGGACGACGTGCTTCGGAATTGCCTGGGGAACAGAGAGGACGAAAGCTTACTGGAATTTCCAAAGCTGAAAATTTCGAGAAAGCGATGCCTGCCCGTTACGCCTGTGAACGCAGAAAGTCTTCGATCGTTTGATTGACGAACTCTGGTTGTTCAAGCGGAGACATGTGCCCGGCTTGTTGAACCTCAACGAATTGTGCGTTGGGAATCGCCTTCGCCATTTCTTTCATGACATCTGGTGTCGTTAATTGGTCGTCTTCCCCAACGATTACGAGAGTCGGAACGTCGATGCTCTTCAAGTTCGCATCCATATCAGCACGAACAGCCATTCCGCGAAGTGCGGCGGCGATACTGTTTGGGTTCGTTGAGCGAATGAGACTTTGAGTCTGTTTCACGGCATCGGAATTCTCCGCAATTGTGTGCGGAGAAAATAGTTTCTCAGGCATCGCAGTTGCCAGAAACTCCGGGCCTTTCGCAAGAACTTGCTGAGCGGTCTGCTCTCGACTTGCTTTGGCCTCTTCTGTATCTGGCGACGCTTTTGTATCACACAAAATCAGGCTCTTCACTTTTTCCGGATACCTTTGAATGAACTCCCAGGCAATGTAGCCTCCCATGGAAAGCCCACAAAAATGGACAGGTTCTTTGACTTCAAGAGCATCTAAAATGCAAGAGAGATCGTCCGCGAAATCCTTCATCTCTACAGTCCCCTCAGCAGGCGAACTCTCTCCAAAACCTCTTAAATCTGGAGCAATGACCTGCAGCGATTTTGAGAAGTGATCAATCTGGTTCGTCCACATGGTCTGATCGAGTGGAAACCCGTGCACAAAGAGAATCGGTTCTCCAGCACCCTCGATTCGGATGTTGAAAGATTGTCCGTCAACACGTTTAGTGAGAAGCATCGTCTGTTCCTTTGCAAGGGAATTCACCAAAATGACTGTCGGAATTGGGTCGCTTTCTGGGTGGAAATCCGCAATGATAACGTATTCAGAACAGTCTCACGACGTACGAATCGATCACACACAGTTTGCAACAGGCCACAAGGGTTTACTCAATGTCGGATAGCGTTCAATTCAAATGGGGTTCCGTCTCTATTACGGGGAACTTCCGTGAGAATAACGAAGACAACTATTGCGTCGACTCCACCGCCCGCTACTTTCTGGTAGCCGACGGAATGGGAGGCCAAAGCGCGGGCGAGAAGGCCAGTGAGCTCGCAATTGAGATTGTCTCCAAACGGCTTGATCAATCCTTGAGTAATGCATGCTCCACTCCTGAGAAAGAAGTGACCCGACAGATTGACCAAGCTGTCGAGCAGGCAAACTCAGAGATCATGGCATTGGGCGAAATTGAGCCGAACTTCAAAAACATGGGAACAACGATCACCTTTATCGTTGTTGTCGATAGCGATCTGTACATCGGTGGCGTCGGGGACAGCCGGGCGTATCAGCTGCGAAATGAGACTCTCGAACAATTGACTGAAGATCACTCATTGACGCAGGCACTCGTTAACGCCGGGACAATCTCACCTGAAGACGCCAAAACACATCGATACAAAAATGTTCTGTATCGCTATCTCGGTTCGAAAGATGGTGGAACAGGAACCGAAGCAAAACGGATCAAGCCGCAAATTGGAGACCGATACGTTCTGTGCTCCGATGGAGTTTCCGACGGTGCCAGCGATGACACAATTCATCGCGTTTTAGCAGAACATGATGATCCGCAAGAAGCGGCTGAGGCACTCGTCAAAGCGGCTCAGGATGGTGGATCGAAAGACAACATCACTTGCGTCATTGTTCACGTTCTTAAGAAGTGACATGCAAGTCGCCCATGAATTCGCCGACAACGATTATTCTCGGATCGCAATCTCCGCAACGTCGATCTCTGCTGCAAACACTTCTTTCTGAGGATCGAATTGAGGTTGTTCCCCCATTGCAATCTCAGGAAGCCGGGTTTGATGGCCTCACGCATATTGACGCAATCAGAGAACGTCTTCAGCAAATCGTTGCGACAAAGAATGCAGATGTCCTGCAGCAATGCGAATTCCAACAATGCAATCTGCAAGAATGGGGCGTCGTGTTGACAGCAGATACCGTTGTCGTCGCCAATGATGCAGACTCTTCATTCGTGCTTGGAAAGCCGGATGGCCCCGATTGGCAAGCAACAGTCCAAAACTGGTTCACGAATTTCTACTCTTCGAAATCCCATCAAGTCTTGACGGCTGTTTCGTTCCGTTTTCAGGATGGGACCAGCGAGACGCTTCTCGCTTCGACGACTGTCCACTTCCGAGAGGTTTGCCCAAAGTTGCTGGACTGGTATATCCGAACTGAAGAGCCGCTTGGAAAAGCGGGGGGATACGGCATTCAGTCAGGCGGAAGCCTGTTCGTCGAGTCAATCGAAGGGAGCCTCAGCAACGTCATCGGGTTACCTCTCGAGGAAGTCTGGAGCGTACTTGATGCTCACCAGTTTATGGGGCTCCCCGAATAAAGAACCATTGCCCCATCGAACACTTCAGGTCTCTGTCGAATTTCACTCGAACGAATTACTTCAAAGCGTAATCTGCCTGCTTGCGAAAACCATGAATTTGAATGGGGGATTCGCGGCTGAGTTCCAGCACTGAATATCCACTATTCTCCTCACCGGAACCTTCTACCATCGCAACCAGTGTGCAGTAGTGGATGCCGCCAATTTCTTTATGGTCATTCTTGTGGCTATGCCCCTGAAAGACGAGGTCGACTTTCCCAGACTCCTCCAGAAGTTGCCGCACTTCTGGAGCGTTTTTGACGCCGTGATTGTCACTCACGTCCAACCGTTGATGTGCAAAGACGATCACTCTGTTCCTGGTTTGCTTAAGATCCGCTGCGAGCCATTCCAGCTCTTCCTTGGGAACATTTGGGTCAGTCCATTTGAAATTCTTGCGTTGATACGGAGTCCCATCACTACGGAAGCAGGAGTCGAGGACAATA from Thalassoglobus polymorphus includes the following:
- a CDS encoding Maf family protein, whose translation is MNSPTTIILGSQSPQRRSLLQTLLSEDRIEVVPPLQSQEAGFDGLTHIDAIRERLQQIVATKNADVLQQCEFQQCNLQEWGVVLTADTVVVANDADSSFVLGKPDGPDWQATVQNWFTNFYSSKSHQVLTAVSFRFQDGTSETLLASTTVHFREVCPKLLDWYIRTEEPLGKAGGYGIQSGGSLFVESIEGSLSNVIGLPLEEVWSVLDAHQFMGLPE
- a CDS encoding alpha/beta fold hydrolase; translation: MLLTKRVDGQSFNIRIEGAGEPILFVHGFPLDQTMWTNQIDHFSKSLQVIAPDLRGFGESSPAEGTVEMKDFADDLSCILDALEVKEPVHFCGLSMGGYIAWEFIQRYPEKVKSLILCDTKASPDTEEAKASREQTAQQVLAKGPEFLATAMPEKLFSPHTIAENSDAVKQTQSLIRSTNPNSIAAALRGMAVRADMDANLKSIDVPTLVIVGEDDQLTTPDVMKEMAKAIPNAQFVEVQQAGHMSPLEQPEFVNQTIEDFLRSQA
- a CDS encoding PP2C family protein-serine/threonine phosphatase, producing MSDSVQFKWGSVSITGNFRENNEDNYCVDSTARYFLVADGMGGQSAGEKASELAIEIVSKRLDQSLSNACSTPEKEVTRQIDQAVEQANSEIMALGEIEPNFKNMGTTITFIVVVDSDLYIGGVGDSRAYQLRNETLEQLTEDHSLTQALVNAGTISPEDAKTHRYKNVLYRYLGSKDGGTGTEAKRIKPQIGDRYVLCSDGVSDGASDDTIHRVLAEHDDPQEAAEALVKAAQDGGSKDNITCVIVHVLKK
- the opgC gene encoding OpgC domain-containing protein encodes the protein MRNQVGQNLPPLTHGSKRDIRIDLARGVALLILVSDHLPGNPLRAITPVSWGLADMAEVFVLLSGYVFGLGILKRQSQSEPQLIRKRLVKRALVIFVAYLTTALIALLIVRTFQITTVANMLPAHLVANSWRSVTVDLISLDGRVSHLCILLLYCWLLLGVASFPCIVWNHPRLLIACSFILWITVQLLPRLSLPEPIQTTTYYNPFAWQFLFLSATTYALLPVKHRKQFLDHRGVFPILLIVHGSLYLLIGFDVNLPRTLLDKPTLGLLRYIHVVTAALLVRAVLPEQFSPTWRKVLRPLTLCSEQSLWVYCGGSLVAISMANWMSTSVGTWDPIFMNLIAWTTCFGIAWGTERTKAYWNFQS